In Bradyrhizobium symbiodeficiens, the genomic stretch GGCGCGCTGGTGGCGATGACGCCTGACGGCGCGGTGCGCGCCATGGTCGGCGGACGGAACTATTCCGAGAGCCAGTACAACCGCGCGGTGACCGCGAAGCGCCAGCCGGGCTCCTCGTTCAAGCCGTTCGTCTATCTGACCGCGCTCGAGCAGGGGCTGACGCCCGACACGATGCGCCAGGATGCGCCGATCGAGGTCAAAGGCTGGCGGCCTGAGAACTACACCCACGAATATTTCGGCGCGGTGACGCTGACGCAGGCGCTGGCGATGTCGCTCAACACGGTCGCGATCCGCCTCGGCCTCGAGGTCGGGCCGAAGAACGTGGTGCGCACCGCACATCGGCTCGGCATCTCCTCCAAGCTCGAACCCAACGCCTCGATCGCGCTCGGTACCTCCGAGGTCTCCATGGTCGAGCTGGTCGGCGCCTATGCGCCCTTTGCCAATGGCGGCCTCGCGGTGACGCCGCATGTCGTCACGCGGATCAGGACGCTCAGCGGCAAGCTGCTCTACATGCGCCAACCCGAGGAGCGTAACCAGGTCGTCGATCCCCGCTATGTCGGCATGATGAACGCGATGATGCGGGAGACGCTGATATCGGGCACCGCCAAGAAGGCCGAGATTCCCGGCTGGCCGGCCGCCGGCAAGACCGGCACCAGCCAGGATTATCGCGACGCCTGGTTCATCGGTTACACCGCCAACCTCGTCACCGGCGTCTGGCTCGGCAATGACGACAATTCGCCGACCAAGAAGGCCACAGGCGGCGGCTTGCCGGTGGAAGTCTGGTCGCGCTTCATGAAGACGGCGCACGAGGGCGTGCCGGTGGCGGCATTGCCGAGCACACAAGGTGGCTGGGGCCTGTCGAACCTGGCGCAGGCGGCATCGCAGGTGTCGCCGCCGACAGCGGCCGCGCCACCGACGGCGGCCAACAATGGCGGCTATCGCCCGCCGCCCCCGACGCGCGCCAATGCGCGGCCGGAGGCTGCGGCAGGGCTCGATGGTTGGTTGATGGACCGCCTGTTTGGCGGAAATCGCTAGGCTCGGGCGGAGGGCATTCAGCCCCTCAAACCAAAAAGTGCGAAAACAACCCCATGCACAGTAGCCGGCGATAGCAAAATCAACGGCTTGCGCGGGCAGCGCTGCGGGGAATCCAGTACGCTGCGACGCTTCGGTTCAGAAACAACTGCCTCCGGAATACTGAATCGCCCGCTCCAGTGCGCACTTGCGCACAAGGCGGGCGATGACAGCGTCAGATGGAGCAAAAGCGCGCCCCTAATCCTCGACCCCGTAGCGGTGCAGATCATTGCCGTAGGTGTCGAGCCACTTCTTGGCACGCTCCATCGACGGGCAGACTTTTCCGCACACGCGCCAGAACCGGGCCGAATGGTTCATCTCGACGAGATGGGCGACTTCGTGCGCGGCGAGGTAGTCGAGCACGAAGGGCGGCGCGAGGATCAGCCGCCAGGAGAACGACAGCGAGCCGGCCGAGGTGCAGGAACCCCAGCGGCTGGACTGATCGCGGATCGAGAGCCGCTTGACCCTGACACCTAGCTCGGCGGCGTAGGCCTCCGACGAACGCTGCAGGTCGTGGCGTGCCTCGCGCTTGAGGAAGTCACTGACGCGGCGATCGACATGTTCGAGCCCGCCGGCGACGCAGAGAATGCGCTCACCGCTATCGCGGACCTCGGTCCACACCGTGCCGCGCGTGCCGGCGCGATGAACGATGCGATGCGGCGTGCCACGAAGCGGTATCACCGTGCCCGGCTGGAACGGCGCGGCCTTCGGCAAGCGACCGAGGCGCGCGGCGATCCACGCACCGTGGCGCTGCGCGAAGTCTTTGGCCTCGGCCAGCGTGCCGCGCGGCGGCATGGTGAGGATGGCTTCGCGATCGCTCGGATGAATTCTGAGCGTGTAACGACGCGCGCGGCGGTGCCGCCGCAATCGGATGGCAAAATATTGCGATCCGTGGGTGATCAGGACGGTCTTCGGTTCGTGGGGACGCCGATAGAGGAGAGCGCGAGTGGCCATGTCTGTCAGTCCAGGGAGCAAGAGTTCGCCCGGATTCTGCCATAACCGCCGCCAGGGAAAGCGCTCGGCGCAAAAACAAATCATTTGCCCAATATACAGCGGTCTGGCGTCCGGGAGACCCTACAGACTGGGGTTGGAACCGGCTTTTTTCGCCCCCGCTGGACGCATGCGGCACCCCCAAGGGGTGAGGATGGACTCACTCCTATGAAGCTACCTAAATACCGCGAATCTGGAGGGAACCTGACCCTGCCGGAGGCGTCGGCAGGGCCCGAATTTTCGACGGGAAAGCCGAAAAAGAAGCTATTCGGCCGCGCGAGCCTGCAATGAGCTCGGATTTGCCGCTGAAACCATGAAGTCGTGAATGCGCGGCACGATTTCCGACCTGAAGCGCGAGCCGTTGAACACGCCGTAATGTCCGACGCCCTTCTGCACGTAATGAACGCGGCGATGATCGGGGATCGAGCTGCACAATGTGTGCGTCGCTTCGGTCTGGCCGAGACCGGAGATGTCGTCGTTCTCGCCTTCGACGGTCATCAACGCCACGCGCGTGACCTTGGAGGGATCGACAAGTGTTCCGCGATGGGCCATCTCGCCCTTCGGCAGCGAGTGCTTCACGAATACGGTGTCGACCGTCTGCAGGTAATATTCGGCGGAGAGGTCCATCACCGCGAGATACTCGTCATAGAACTCGCGATGCTTGTCGACGAGGTCACCGTCGCCCTTCACCAGATGGGCGAAGAGCTGCTTGTGGGCGTCCATGTGGCGGTCGAGATTCATGCTGATGAAGCCGTTGAGCTGCAGGAATCCCGGATAGACGTCGCGCATCATGCCCGGATGCGGGAACGGCACCTTGGTGATGACGTGGTTGCGGAACCAGTCGATGCCGCGCTCCTGGGCGAGATTGTTCACCGCCGTCGGATTGCGGCGAGTGTCGATCGGCCCGCCCATCAGCGTCATCGAAGTCGGCACGAAGGGATCGCGCAGCGATTCCATCACCGAGACGGCAGCGACGACCGGCACGGAGGGCTGGCACACCGCCAGCACATGCGTGTTGCCGCCGAGGACGTGCAGCATCTCGATGACGTAGTCGATGTAATCGTCGAGATCGAAACGGCCATCGCTGAGCGGCACCATGCGGGCGTCGGCCCAGTCGGTGATGTAGACCTCATGCGCGGGCAGGAACGCCTCGACCGTGCCGCGGAGCAGCGTCGCATAATGGCCGGACATCGGCGCCACGATCAGCACACGCGGCTGCGGACTGCGCAGCGGACGGGTGAATTTGCGATCGAAATAGAGCAGCCGGCAGAATGGCTTTTCCCAGACCGAGCGAACCTCGACGGGGACGCGGATGCCGTTGACCTCGGTGTCGTCGAGGCCCCATTCCGGCTTGCCGTAACGGCGCGTGGTCCGCTCGAACAATTCGCAGGCCGCGGCAACCGACTTGCCGACCTCGGTGCGTGCCCAGGGATTGAGGGGATTCTGAAACAGCAGCTTGGTCGCGTCAGTGACCGCACGTGCCGGATTGAGAGAGGCGTGCGCCATCTCGTACATCCAGTACATCGGCGTCGTCAGGACCGGACTGCCTTCGGCCGCCAGGGGCGGCGCGCCGCCAAACTCACCAATAGGCATCGCTATATCCTTCTTCGCATCGCAGCATACTGCCGAATGCGTAATATTGCGTCAATGCATGCTTCCGTACATCTACGTAGCGAAAACGGCTAAACCGGCCTGAATCCACGATAAAGCGACGTTATTCGCCACCCGACAACAGGGAGCCATTCCGCTTGGCGCTGCGCAAAAGGGCAAGGAATGCCCAAAAAGAAGCTCCCAGCAGCACCGCATTGATGGCCAACGCATCCAGCATCAGATCGATCCGGAAGGTTCGCTCGATCAGCAGCGCGCGCATCCCTTCGAACACGTAAGTCGGCGGCAGCGCCCAGGCGATGGGTTGCAGCCAGACCGGCAACACGCTGACGGGATAGTAGACGCAGGCGAGCGGCAGGATCGCGAACATCAAGGTCCAGACGATGCTCTCGGCGCCGAGGCCGTTTCGCAGCACCAGCCCCGACACGAAGATGCCGACCGACCAGCTCGTGAAGATCAGATTGCAGAAGAATGCGATCAGCGGCAGGCCGAGGGCATAGACATTGAAGTGAAACATCACCAGCGCGAGCACGGTCATCGGAATGATCCCGATCGCGAGCCGGATCAGGCTCATGACCATCAGCGACAGCAGAAACTCGATCGGCCTCAAGGGGCTCATCATGAGGTTGCCGATGTTGCGCGCCCACATCTCCTCCAGGAACGAGATGGAGAAGCCGAGCTGCCCGCGGAACAGGATGTCCCAGAGGATGACGGCGCCGATCAGGGTGCCGCCGGCGCGCGCGAAGAAATTGGAATTCTCGGCGATGTAATACTGGATGAAGCCCCAGGTGATGACCTGCAGCGCCGGCCAGTACAGCAATTCGAGCAGCCGCGGCCAGGACGACATCAGGAGGTACCAGTAGCGCAGGATCATCGCGCCGATGCGGTGGACGGAGATGCCGCGGTGGAGGGAGAGCTCGGTCATCGGGGCAATCCGTTGTCCGGATGAAGACTGTCATCCCGGGGCGCGACGAAGTCGCGAGCCCGGGATCCATAGCCACAGGATTGAATTGGACGAAGACTCGGAATTACCGATCTCGCCTCACAACCGCGGCCTGTGGTTATGGATTCCGGGCTCGCGCTCCGCGCGCCCCGGAATGACGGGACTCTAGCCGGGGTTCTACAGTTCGCCCTCACCTCGCCGCCTCCTTCGCGCCGTTCGCCCGGCCGCGCGCGACGTCCAGAAACACCTCTTCCAGCGTGGTACGGTTGTAGCGCGCCATGATCGCCTCCGGCGTATCGTCGTCCTCGATGCGGCCGCGCTTCATGATGATGACGCGGTCGCAGAGCCGCTCGACCTCGAGCATGTTGTGCGAAGCCAGGAGGATGGTGGCGTTGTTGTCCTTGCGATAACGCTCAAGATGCGCCCGCACCCAGTCGGCGGTATCTGGGTCGAGCGAGGCGGTCGGCTCGTCGAGGAGCAACAGCTCGGGCCGGTTGATCAGCGCTTTGGCCAGCGCGACGCGGGTCTTCTGCCCGGCGGACAGCTTGCCGTTGGCGCGGTCGATGAATTCGGTGAGGTCGAGATCGTCCGCGAGCGCGGCAATGCGCTCCGACAGGTGCTTCACCGCATAGAGCTTGCCGAACACGGTGAGGTTCTGCCGCACCGTGAGCCGCATCGGCATATCGACATAGGGGCTCTCGAAATTCATCCGCCCCAGTACGGACGCGCTCTCCTCGGGCATCCCATGACCGAGCACCTGCACACGGCCGGAGGTCGGCAGCACCAGGCCCATGATCATTGCGATGGTCGTGGTCTTGCCGGCGCCGTTGCCGCCCAGAAGCCCGGTGATACTGCCGCGCGGCAGCGAAAAGGAAATGTCGTCAACGGCGCGGGTCTGCTTGTAGACCTTGACGAGGTGATCGACCTCGATCGCCGCGGAGGAGCTGCGCCCCGCGACAGTCGGCGGACTTGAAGCTTTGTCGTTCCCGGTCATGCTGGGGCGTTCTTCTGCTATTGCAGCGGAGAGCGCAAGGCTTGTAATCCGGGTGGTTCCGCGAGCCCGCGTTTGTGATCGAGAAGGCACCGCCACATTGGCCGAGATGACCGAGACTGCCGATACCGACTTCCGCCACGCACAACGACATATCCGACTCGACACCATCCTGCGGCTGCGCTGGCTGGCGGTGCTCGGCCAGCTCGCCGCGATCTTCATCGTGGCGCAGGGGCTGGAGTTCAATGTCGAGATCGTCCCCTGCGTCAGCATCATCGCCTTGTCGGCGGCACTCAATCTGGCGCTCCAGACCGTCTCCAATCCGCTGCAGCGGCTGGAGCCGATGCAGGCGGCCGGACTCCTCGCGCTGAACATCGTGGAACTGGCCGGTCTGCTGTACTTCACCGGCGGACTGCAGAACCCGTTCTCGTTCCTGTTCCTCGCGCCGGTGCTGATCTCGGCCACGGCGCTGCCGGCGCGCTCCACATTCGGCCTCGGCGTGCTCGCGGTCGCCTGCGCCTCGGTCCTGTTCTTCTTCCATTTGCCGCTGCCCTGGGATTCCGACGATCCCCTGGTGCTGCCGCCGATCTATCTCGTCGGCGTCTGGCTCTCGATCGTGCTCGCGATCGGCGTCACCAGCCTCTACTCGTTCCAGGTGACGGAAGAGGCGCGCAAGCTCGCGGACGCGCTGGCCGCGACCGAGCTGGTGCTGACGCGCGAGCAGCATCTGACCCAGCTCGACGGCCTTGCCGCCGCGGCCGCGCACGAGCTCGGCACGCCGCTGGCGACCATCTTCCTGATCTCGCGCGAGTTGGAGAAGACGGTGAAGGATGCCAGCTTTGCCGCCGACCTGAAGACGCTGCGCGAGCAGACCCAGCGTTGCCGCGACATCTTGAGCAAGATCACCCAGCTCTCCTCCACCGGCGCGCCGTTCGACCGCATGAAGCTGTCGGAGCTGATCGAGGAAGTGGTGGCCCCGCACCGCGATTTCGGCGTCGAGATCAAGGTGCGGATCGCGGTCGCCGCCGTGTCCGAGCCGGTCGGCTCGCGCAACCCGGCGATCCTCTACGGCGTCGGCAACATCGTCGAGAACGCGGTCGATTTCGCCCGTACCACCGTCGAGGTGAACGCGTGGTGGAACAAGGACACGATCGAGCTTCTGATCTCCGACGACGGCCCCGGCATTCCGCCCGACATCCTGAACCGGATCGGCGAGCCCTATCTGTCGCGGCGGCGAACCACGGATGACGGCGGCGGCGAGCGACGCGGCCTCGGATTGGGCGTGTTCATCGCGCGTACCTTGCTGGAACGCACCGGCGCCAAGGTCTTGTTTACCAACCGGATCTTTCCGGACCACGGCGCCGTGGTCCAGATCACATGGCCACGACAGCGTTTTGAGGCTATCGAGAGCCTCGAAGAAACAATAGGATAGCCGCGACCTTGCGTCGCACGACAGGGCGGATCGACTATTTGCCGCCTTGGCACTGCGCGATTGCGACGCCATATGTAAACGCGCTGGAGAGAGGACAAAACCTTGAACGCCATCGCCGAACTGAACGAACAGACCGATCGCTCGCTGCTGATCGTGGAGGACGACAAGCCGTTCCTGGAGCGGTTATCGCGCGCCATGGAAACGCGCGGCTTTGCCGTGACATCATGCGACACCGTCTCCGACGGACTTGCGCAGATCGGCAGGTCGGCGCCTGCATTCGCCGTGGTGGATCTGCGGCTCGGTGACGGCAACGGCCTCGACGTAGTCTCGGCGCTGAAGAAGAAGCGCCCCGACGCACGCGCGATCGTGCTGACCGGCTACGGCAACATCGCCACGGCCGTCACGGCGGTGAAGATGGGCGCGATCGATTATCTCTCCAAGCCCGCCGATGCCGACGACGTTGTCGCGGCGCTGCTGTCGACCAGTGCCGACAAGTCCGATCTGCCGACCAACCCGATGTCGGCCGACCGCGTCCGCTGGGAGCACATCCAGCGCATCTACGAAATGTGCAACCGCAACGTCTCGGAAACGGCACGCCGGCTGAACATGCATCGGCGGACGTTGCAGCGCATTCTCGCCAAGCGCGCGCCGCGGTAACGGTTTTCGTAGGGTGGGCAAAGGCGCTTAGCGCCGTGCCCACCATCTGTGGATTGGATAGGGATCGTGGGCACGCTTCGCTTTGCCCACCCTACGGCACCGATGTTTGCGGCGCCGCTATTCCCAGAAATCCGCGTGTCCCTGCGGATCGACCAGCCGGTTGATCCGTAGCGCCGCTGCCATTCCGAACCGTACTGTCATCTGCTTGCGGGTGGCGGCGGCGAGCTTATGCTCGGGCGCTTCGCAATGCAGGTGCGCGCCATAGGCGTCGGCGATGATCAGGCCGGTGCCTTCCGGAAAGATCTCGCACGGCAGGTCCTGCGTGAAGGCGAAGAACAGCCGATCACAATGGGCACGGTATTCGTGCCATTTCTGGTCGGCGCGCAAATCCTCCACCGACGATTTGATCTCGACGATCCAGATCTCGCCGCGCTCGTTCAGCGCCACCAGATCGGCGCGCCGGCCCGAAGGCAACGGCAATTCGCTGATGCAGGTAAAGCCGAGCGAGCGCAGCAGCCGCGCGGTGCCGCGCGCAATGGCGAGCGCCGTCTCGGACTGGCGGCGATCGGGCGGCGGCACGAGGGCGATATTGCGGGCGGTGTTGTCCATGGGTGGGAGGATAGCCGATTCCATTGGGTGCTGACACTACCCCCACCCGTCATTCCGGGGCGCGACGAAGTCGCTTCGCGCGCCCCGGGATGACAGCGCGTGTGACGCGGAACCGCACTCGACCTTAACAATTATCACGCAGCCGCCGCACCTCGGCGGAACCACCGGGGCTGCGCGCATGATCGATGATCTCTGGTACAAGAACGGCGTGATCTATTGCCTCTCCGTCGGCACCTATATGGATGCCAACGGCGATGGGGTCGGCGACTTCAAGGGCCTGCTGCGCCGGCTCGACTATCTGCACGGGCTCGGCATCACCACGATCTGGCTGATGCCGTTCCAGACCTCGCCCGGCCGCGACGACGGCTACGATATCGCCGACTATTACAGCGTCGATCCCCGTTACGGCACGCTCGGCGACTTCGTCGAATTCACCCATGGCTGCAAGCAGCGCGGCATCCGCATCATCATCGATCTCGTCGTCAACCACACCTCGGACCAGCACCATTGGTTCAAGGAAGCGCGGCGCGACAAGAACTCGCCCTATCGGGACTGGTACGTGTGGTCCGACAAGAAGCCCGCAAACGCAAACACGGGCATGGTGTTTCCCGGCGTACAGAAGACGACCTGGACACGCGACAAGGAAGCCGGCGCGTATTATTTCCACCGTTTCTACGATTTCCAGCCCGATCTCAACACGTCGAACCCGCATGTGCAGGCCGAGATCCTGAAGATCATGGGCTTCTGGATCCAGCTCGGCGTCTCCGGCTTCCGGATGGACGCCGTGCCCTTCGTGATCGCCACCAAGGGCGCCAAGGTGAAGAAGCCGGTCGAGCAATACGACATGCTGCGCGCGTTCCGCGAGTTCCTGCAATGGCGGCAGGGCGATGCCATCATCCTGGCCGAAGCCAATGTGTTGCCGGAAACCGACATGGAATATTTCGGCCGCGACGCCGACCGCATGCACATGATGTTCAACTTCCACGTCAACCAGCATCTTTTCTACGCGCTGGCCTCCGCCGACTCGCGTCCGCTCGCGAAGGCGCTGAAAGCGACCAAGCCGCGGCCGGCGTCGGCGCAATGGGGCCTGTTCCTGCGCAATCACGACGAGCTAGATCTGGGGCGGCTGACCAAGGCCCAGCGCGACACCGTGTTCAGGAATTTCGGCCCCGACAAGGACATGCAGCTCTACGACCGCGGCGTCAGGCGGCGCCTCGCGCCGATGCTCGGCGGCGACCGGCGGCGGCTCGAGCTCGCCTATAGCCTGATGTGCACGCTGCCGGGAACGCCCGTCATCCGCTATGGCGACGAGATCGCGATGGGCGATGATCTGTCGCTGCCCGAACGCAATTGCGCGCGCACACCGATGCAATGGTCGACCGAGCCCCACGGCGGCTTCACCAAGAGCGACAAGCCGGCATGCCCCGTCATCGACAAGGGCCCCTACGGCTACCAGCACATCAATGTCGCCAAACAGCGTCGCGATCCCGATTCCATGCTGAACTGGACCGAGCGCATCGTCCGCATGCGGAAAGAGGTGCCGGAGATCGGCTGGGGCGATTTTGCGATCATTGCGACGCGCGATCCCGCCGTGTTCGTCATGCGTTATGACTGGCGCAACAACTCCGTGCTATTCGTGCACAATCTCGACGGCAAGCCGCGCGAGACCGCGTTCTCGACGGGGCTGCCGGGCGAGGCCGGCGCGCACCTGATCAATCTGCTCGCGGAGGACCACAGCCACGCCGACAAGCGCGACCAGCATCGAATCGTGCTGGAGCCGTATGGCTATCGCTGGTATCGCGTCGGCGGGCTGGATTATCTCTTGAAGCGGAGCGACATCGACGGGACGACATCGCAAGGGAACAAGCATCCGGGCTGATGTTGCCGCTTCGCTTTCCCCACACTCAGCGCTGTCGTCCGGACAAGCGCGCCTCAAGCGCGGGTAGATCCGGAACGACAGCTAGGGTGGAACAACCACCACCCCCTCATTGCCGCGCAAATCCAGCACGCCTTCGATCCGCTCCCCCTCGCGGTCCAGGAACGTCGACAGCAATATGCTACTGCCGAAGCGGATCGCGCTGGTGGTGACCGCGACGGGCGCGGGGCCCAGATTGAGCGCCACGATCACCGCCTGCCCCTCGGCCTCGCGGCGATAGATCAAGAGATCGCCTTGCGCCGTGATCGGACGATAATCGCCCGCGACCAGCGGCCGACTGCTCTTCCGCAGGGTGATCAGACGCTTGTAGAGGTTGAGGATCGAGCGCGCATCGGCTTCGAGATTGACGACATTGTCGTGCACATGGTGCTCCGGCAGCGGCAGCCACGGCCGCGCCGCCGAGAAGCCGGCGAATTTGGAGGAATCCCACTGCATCGGCGTGCGGCAGCCGTCTCTGCCGACACCGATGCCCGGCACGTTCTTCTCGAAGGGGTCGCGAACATCCTCCGGCGCGATCGCCACCTGATGCATGCCGATCTCGTCGCCGCAATAGAGCGTCGGCGTGCCGCGTAGCGTCAGCAGCAGCATGGCGGCGACTCGCGCCTGCTCCGGCCCGACGCGGCTCGCGACCCGCGGGCGATCGTGATTGCCGAGCACCCAGTTCGGCCAGGCGCCGCGCGGCAGCGCCTTTTCGTAATCCTCGATGATCCTTTCGATCGATCGCGCGCTCCAGAAGGTCGAAAGCAGCGCGAAGTTGAACGGCATCTGCGCGCCGGTGAGGTCGTTGCCGTAATAGGCCATGAGACGGTGCAGCGGCAGATAGACCTCGCCGATCAGCACACGGGCTCCGAATTCGTCGGTGACGCGCCGCATCTCGGCGATGACATCATGCACCTCCGGCTGGTCGGTGGAATATTGCGTCATGATCCTTTCGTTCGGCGGCCGGCCCTTGACGTAATGCGGATTGGGCGGGTTGTCGCGGAATTCGGAATCCTTGATCAGGTGCCAGATCACGTCGACGCGAAAGCCGTCGACGCCCTTGTCGAGCCAGAACCGCATCACGTCGTAGATCGCGGCGCGGACGTCCGGATTGCGCCAGTTGAGGTCCGGCTGCTGGGCTAGGAAGGCGTGGTAATAATATTGCCCCGTAGCCTCGTCGAACTGCCACGCGCTGCCGCCGAACTCGGACAGCCAGTTGTTCGGCACCCCGCCATCGGGTGCCGGATCGCGCCAGACGTACCAGTCGCGCTTGGGATTGTCGCGCGAGGCGCGGCTCGCGACGAACCAGGGATGCTGGTCGGAGGTGTGGTTCGGCACGAGATCGAGGATCAGCTTCAGGCCGTTGTCGTGGGCGGCCGCGATCAACGCATCGAAATCGGCCATCGTGCCGAACAGCGGCTCGATGCCGGTATAGTCGGAGATGTCGTAGCCGAAATCTTCCATCGGCGAGGGAAAGATCGGCGACAGCCAGATCGCATCGACACCGAGCGATTTGACGTAAGGCAGCCGCTGCAGGATGCCGGCGAGATCGCCGACGCCGTCACCATCGGAGTCCTGAAAGGAGCGCGGGTAGATCTGATAGAAGATGCCGTCGCGCCACCAGTTCTCGTTGCTTTGAGCCATGCGAAAAGACCACCCGGAATCTGCGTATTGTGCGGGAGAACGCGACAACACCGCCCCGGTTCAAATTGGCAGGCCAATTGGGACCGCCGTGTGACTGCTGTTCCCGGGAGCCGGCCCGAATCTTTTGCTTGGCGGCCTGGCAAAAATCGGCATTGTGGCGCCATGACCGAGCAAAACGACACCCAAGACTCTTCGCAAGCCAAGGCGGGCGCGATCATCGTTCCCGTGACACTGTTCGAGCAGAACTGCACCATCATCTGGGACGAGCCCAGCAAGAAGGCCGTGGTGATCGATCCCGGCGGCGACGTGCCGAAGATCCTGGACGCGATCAAGCAGACCGGCGTCACCGTGGAGAAGATCTGGCTGACCCACGGTCATATCGACCATGTCGGCGGCGCGGCCGATTTGCGCGATGCACTGAAAGTTCCGATCGAGGGCCCGCATGAAGCAGACAAATTCCTGCTCGACAATGTGGTCGAGAGCGGCGCACGTTTCGGCATGACCGGCGTGCGCAACTTTGCGCCCGACCGCTGGCTCGCCGAGGGCGACACCGTGTCGATCGGCGATCTCAAGTTCGACATCTTCCACTGCCCCGGACACTCGCCGGGCAGCGTGGTGTTCTTCAACAAGCAGCTGCGCTTCGCCCATGTCGGCGACGTCCTGTTCGCCGGCTCGGTCGGGCGCACCGATTTGCCCGGCGGCAGTCACGCCACGCTGATCAACTCGATCCTCACCAAGCTGCTGCCGCTCGGCGACGATGTCGGCTTCATCTGCGGCCATGGCGCCGGCTCCAGCATCGGCCAGGAGCGGATGACAAATCCGTTCATCACCGGCGAGACGTGAGCTTTATTCTGCCGCGTCCACAAACGCCGCCGCTTCACTGAGGTGACGATCGCCCCAGTCGCGGATCGCTGCGACCACAGGCACGAAGCTTTTGCCCTTACGGGTCAGGCGATACTCGACCTTCGGCGGCACTTCGCCGAAATCCTTGCGGTCGATCAGGCCGCTCGCGGTCAGGGCCTTCAGTTCACGGCTGAGCACGCGCGGGGTGATCTCCGCGCTCCCGCTCGTGCCGCGCAACAGGCCGCTGCGGATCTCGCCATAGCGGCGCGGGCCGTCCTTGAGGTCCCAGACGATGCGCAGCTTGTACTTGCCGCTGATCATCTTCTGAAACGCCG encodes the following:
- a CDS encoding alpha-amylase family protein codes for the protein MIDDLWYKNGVIYCLSVGTYMDANGDGVGDFKGLLRRLDYLHGLGITTIWLMPFQTSPGRDDGYDIADYYSVDPRYGTLGDFVEFTHGCKQRGIRIIIDLVVNHTSDQHHWFKEARRDKNSPYRDWYVWSDKKPANANTGMVFPGVQKTTWTRDKEAGAYYFHRFYDFQPDLNTSNPHVQAEILKIMGFWIQLGVSGFRMDAVPFVIATKGAKVKKPVEQYDMLRAFREFLQWRQGDAIILAEANVLPETDMEYFGRDADRMHMMFNFHVNQHLFYALASADSRPLAKALKATKPRPASAQWGLFLRNHDELDLGRLTKAQRDTVFRNFGPDKDMQLYDRGVRRRLAPMLGGDRRRLELAYSLMCTLPGTPVIRYGDEIAMGDDLSLPERNCARTPMQWSTEPHGGFTKSDKPACPVIDKGPYGYQHINVAKQRRDPDSMLNWTERIVRMRKEVPEIGWGDFAIIATRDPAVFVMRYDWRNNSVLFVHNLDGKPRETAFSTGLPGEAGAHLINLLAEDHSHADKRDQHRIVLEPYGYRWYRVGGLDYLLKRSDIDGTTSQGNKHPG
- a CDS encoding alpha-amylase family glycosyl hydrolase, with amino-acid sequence MAQSNENWWRDGIFYQIYPRSFQDSDGDGVGDLAGILQRLPYVKSLGVDAIWLSPIFPSPMEDFGYDISDYTGIEPLFGTMADFDALIAAAHDNGLKLILDLVPNHTSDQHPWFVASRASRDNPKRDWYVWRDPAPDGGVPNNWLSEFGGSAWQFDEATGQYYYHAFLAQQPDLNWRNPDVRAAIYDVMRFWLDKGVDGFRVDVIWHLIKDSEFRDNPPNPHYVKGRPPNERIMTQYSTDQPEVHDVIAEMRRVTDEFGARVLIGEVYLPLHRLMAYYGNDLTGAQMPFNFALLSTFWSARSIERIIEDYEKALPRGAWPNWVLGNHDRPRVASRVGPEQARVAAMLLLTLRGTPTLYCGDEIGMHQVAIAPEDVRDPFEKNVPGIGVGRDGCRTPMQWDSSKFAGFSAARPWLPLPEHHVHDNVVNLEADARSILNLYKRLITLRKSSRPLVAGDYRPITAQGDLLIYRREAEGQAVIVALNLGPAPVAVTTSAIRFGSSILLSTFLDREGERIEGVLDLRGNEGVVVVPP
- a CDS encoding MBL fold metallo-hydrolase — encoded protein: MTEQNDTQDSSQAKAGAIIVPVTLFEQNCTIIWDEPSKKAVVIDPGGDVPKILDAIKQTGVTVEKIWLTHGHIDHVGGAADLRDALKVPIEGPHEADKFLLDNVVESGARFGMTGVRNFAPDRWLAEGDTVSIGDLKFDIFHCPGHSPGSVVFFNKQLRFAHVGDVLFAGSVGRTDLPGGSHATLINSILTKLLPLGDDVGFICGHGAGSSIGQERMTNPFITGET
- a CDS encoding winged helix-turn-helix transcriptional regulator, with translation MAKANPARNCPVAAFQKMISGKYKLRIVWDLKDGPRRYGEIRSGLLRGTSGSAEITPRVLSRELKALTASGLIDRKDFGEVPPKVEYRLTRKGKSFVPVVAAIRDWGDRHLSEAAAFVDAAE